From Chryseobacterium sp. IHB B 17019, one genomic window encodes:
- the rhaT gene encoding L-rhamnose/proton symporter RhaT, producing the protein MNALLGVFFHFLGGFSSGSFYLPYKKVKGWSWETYWLIGGVFSWIIVPPLAAFLTIPNFWEIIQNESSSILGLTFLFGALWGIGGFTYGLGVRYLGVALGSSIILGLCMVFGSLVPSIYYEFSPQTGKDNIGLLFSSKWGQFVLLGLLVCIIGIIISGKAGMMKEKELQTSSIDPHGVEVKTEYKFGLGIIVSIISGVLSACFNFGLEAGKPMAIVANEAWKLANPSQGEFLFQNNVTYVVVLWGGMAVNLIGCLYLAMKNKSYTDYTKRNVPVLKNLIFCALAGTMWFLQFFFYGMGESKMGNGASSWILHMAFIIFIANLWGIIIKEWKGVSKKTITTIAVGMIVMFISILMVGYGNSLR; encoded by the coding sequence ATGAATGCATTATTAGGAGTTTTTTTTCACTTCTTAGGAGGCTTTTCTTCAGGGAGTTTTTACCTGCCCTATAAAAAGGTAAAAGGCTGGTCTTGGGAAACTTATTGGTTAATAGGAGGGGTTTTTTCCTGGATCATTGTTCCGCCGCTTGCGGCATTTCTTACCATTCCTAATTTTTGGGAAATTATTCAGAATGAAAGTTCTTCCATATTGGGACTGACGTTTTTGTTCGGTGCTTTGTGGGGAATTGGCGGTTTTACTTATGGTTTGGGAGTTCGATATTTGGGTGTAGCCCTTGGAAGCAGCATTATTTTGGGGCTTTGCATGGTGTTTGGCTCACTCGTTCCTTCTATTTATTATGAATTTTCTCCACAAACGGGAAAAGACAACATTGGTTTGCTGTTTTCCAGCAAGTGGGGGCAGTTTGTTTTATTAGGACTTCTCGTTTGTATTATCGGAATCATTATCAGCGGAAAAGCAGGTATGATGAAGGAAAAAGAGCTGCAGACCAGTTCGATAGATCCGCATGGTGTAGAAGTAAAAACGGAATATAAATTCGGACTGGGAATAATAGTTTCCATCATTTCCGGGGTATTAAGTGCTTGTTTTAATTTCGGATTGGAAGCTGGAAAACCAATGGCAATCGTTGCCAATGAAGCTTGGAAATTAGCAAATCCGAGCCAGGGAGAATTCCTTTTTCAAAATAATGTAACGTATGTGGTTGTCCTGTGGGGCGGAATGGCAGTCAATCTAATCGGCTGTTTATATTTAGCCATGAAAAATAAATCTTATACAGATTATACCAAAAGAAACGTACCGGTTTTAAAGAATCTGATTTTCTGTGCACTTGCCGGAACCATGTGGTTCTTACAGTTTTTCTTTTACGGTATGGGCGAAAGTAAAATGGGAAATGGCGCCAGCTCATGGATTTTACACATGGCATTTATCATTTTCATTGCTAATTTATGGGGAATTATCATCAAAGAATGGAAGGGAGTTTCCAAAAAAACCATTACTACCATCGCTGTTGGAATGATCGTCATGTTCATTTCTATTTTAATGGTAGGCTACGGAAATTCTTTGAGATAA
- a CDS encoding SusC/RagA family TonB-linked outer membrane protein, whose protein sequence is MSLIVKHKNIKRIVFPAFMLSTSFVWGQEAVNDTVKNTKDIEEVVVIGYGKVKKSDLTGSVSSVSAKDLAATPAMNALQALQGRAAGLNIVTAGGAPGAGANVTIRGGSSITQSSDPLYIVDGFQLDNALNVINPNDIESIDVLKGASAIAIYGARGSNGIIVIKTKSGKKGRTVINYNTFMSFDMLSKKLDMLSNPEQYVKYQYELGVLQSKPSAWSNVFDNNLGTDSPGFYSGAYQRIVNRYGSAAALDWQEKMLGGTGVTQNHNVNVSAGNEKTQAFISYNYNKQDGLLQNFSETRNSLRANITSELYKGVRVDFNTMFTNNSVNGGGAYSGMKKILLQPITGGTLFTQDELFNTQTFPDFSALDSGFDTENPYIETQASTSNKRTRTFVANAGIEFDFLKNFTWRTAGQYSWTNSKSTSFSDQNSRAFLTDPINTGINGNIANAETFRYQITNTLNYNKTFGEKHKVNALIGNEIWYEESEGSSMRLTKFPYPNFGLDDIANATVADKNTDRSSNSLLSYFARVNYNYDNRYLITGTIRADGSSKFAEGSRWGYFPSVAGAWRVSQENFWQGHKIDKIVNDFKLRIEYGVTGNNGVANNLWRTNVLLTDYPINNTQGYPAYVTSTNWGNRDLQWEELRTTNIGVDLAFFNNRIKLTSEWYNNNVSKMLFESVLPVSSGYSRQYQNIGSMRNRGMEFTLNTVNLKSENFRWTTDLNISFNKSKVLSLEDGRQDRQFSVGGSRTGMVTYYATVGEELGDMYGYIYQGVYTTDDFTQNPDGSLTLNPGVVKPATGTPKPGDMKFAADNEAGDQFTRKMQKIGNGTPDFIGGISNNFSYKGFDLAVFMKFSVGNDIYNATKQSLSPYAMFQNVPSEFGNNYYHLIDPNTGQATTNLNRLRELNPDENARLWSLSNANTVNIGYPSSYYVEDGSYLRVAQITLGYSFAKEFLNKVMLTNARIYFTVNNVATITGYSGYDPEVSAASGVTVTPGYDSSTYPRSRSYVLGLNLTF, encoded by the coding sequence ATGTCTTTGATAGTTAAACACAAAAATATAAAGCGAATAGTGTTTCCGGCATTTATGCTTTCAACAAGTTTTGTCTGGGGGCAAGAGGCGGTAAATGATACTGTGAAAAATACGAAAGATATTGAAGAAGTGGTCGTTATCGGTTACGGAAAGGTTAAAAAATCAGATCTTACAGGATCTGTTTCTTCAGTTTCTGCAAAAGATTTAGCAGCTACACCGGCAATGAACGCTTTACAGGCACTTCAGGGAAGAGCTGCAGGTCTGAACATCGTGACCGCAGGTGGCGCTCCCGGAGCAGGCGCAAACGTTACAATCAGGGGAGGTTCTTCCATTACTCAAAGTTCTGATCCTCTTTATATTGTAGACGGTTTCCAATTAGACAACGCTTTGAATGTGATCAACCCTAATGATATCGAAAGTATCGATGTTTTAAAGGGAGCTTCTGCCATTGCCATCTACGGAGCCCGTGGTTCCAACGGTATTATTGTTATTAAAACCAAAAGCGGTAAAAAAGGAAGAACGGTTATCAACTACAATACTTTCATGTCGTTTGATATGCTTTCAAAAAAGTTGGATATGCTTTCCAATCCGGAACAATATGTAAAGTATCAGTACGAATTGGGAGTTCTTCAGTCTAAACCATCAGCGTGGAGTAATGTTTTTGATAATAATTTGGGAACAGATTCACCAGGGTTTTATTCCGGAGCTTATCAGAGAATTGTCAATCGCTACGGATCTGCTGCGGCATTAGACTGGCAGGAAAAAATGCTGGGCGGAACAGGTGTAACCCAGAATCACAACGTAAATGTTTCTGCAGGAAATGAGAAAACCCAGGCATTCATTAGTTATAATTACAATAAGCAAGATGGTTTGCTTCAAAACTTTAGCGAAACAAGAAATTCATTACGTGCCAATATCACTTCAGAATTGTATAAAGGAGTAAGAGTAGATTTTAATACAATGTTTACTAACAATTCTGTGAACGGGGGAGGAGCCTATTCAGGAATGAAAAAAATTCTTCTTCAGCCTATCACGGGAGGTACATTATTTACGCAGGATGAGTTGTTCAATACTCAGACTTTCCCGGATTTTTCAGCTTTAGATTCCGGTTTTGATACGGAAAATCCATACATTGAAACTCAGGCCTCAACCTCAAACAAACGTACAAGAACATTCGTAGCCAATGCAGGTATCGAATTTGACTTCCTGAAAAACTTCACATGGAGAACTGCCGGACAATATAGCTGGACAAACAGCAAGTCAACATCATTTTCTGATCAGAATTCCCGTGCGTTTCTTACAGATCCTATCAACACAGGGATCAACGGAAATATTGCCAATGCTGAGACATTCCGTTATCAGATCACTAATACTTTAAATTATAATAAAACTTTTGGAGAAAAACATAAAGTAAATGCTTTAATCGGGAATGAAATCTGGTACGAGGAATCTGAAGGAAGCAGCATGAGACTGACGAAATTCCCATATCCTAATTTCGGACTGGATGATATTGCAAACGCAACGGTAGCCGATAAAAATACAGACAGATCAAGCAACAGCTTACTTTCTTATTTTGCCCGTGTGAATTATAATTATGACAACCGTTATTTAATTACAGGGACAATACGTGCCGATGGTTCTTCAAAATTTGCAGAAGGTTCCAGATGGGGATATTTTCCATCTGTAGCGGGTGCATGGCGTGTTTCCCAGGAAAATTTCTGGCAGGGTCATAAAATCGATAAAATCGTTAATGATTTTAAATTAAGAATTGAATATGGGGTAACGGGTAACAATGGTGTCGCTAATAACTTGTGGAGAACCAATGTTTTACTTACAGATTATCCAATAAACAATACGCAGGGATATCCGGCATACGTGACAAGTACAAACTGGGGAAATCGTGATCTTCAGTGGGAAGAGCTGAGAACAACCAATATTGGTGTAGATTTAGCTTTTTTTAATAACAGGATTAAATTAACTTCCGAATGGTACAACAATAACGTAAGCAAAATGCTTTTCGAAAGTGTACTTCCCGTTTCTTCAGGATATTCAAGACAATATCAGAATATCGGTTCTATGAGAAACAGAGGGATGGAATTCACACTAAATACAGTGAATTTAAAATCAGAAAATTTCAGATGGACAACAGATCTTAATATTTCTTTCAATAAATCTAAAGTTCTTTCTCTTGAAGACGGAAGACAAGACAGACAGTTCAGTGTTGGTGGCAGCAGAACGGGTATGGTGACATATTATGCAACTGTAGGAGAAGAATTGGGAGATATGTATGGGTATATTTATCAGGGAGTCTATACTACGGATGATTTTACTCAAAATCCGGACGGATCATTAACCTTAAACCCGGGCGTTGTAAAACCTGCAACCGGAACTCCTAAACCGGGAGACATGAAATTTGCTGCTGATAATGAAGCAGGAGATCAGTTTACAAGAAAAATGCAGAAGATAGGAAACGGTACTCCGGATTTTATCGGGGGAATCAGTAATAATTTCTCTTACAAAGGCTTTGACTTGGCTGTATTTATGAAATTCAGCGTTGGTAATGATATTTATAATGCGACTAAACAAAGTTTAAGTCCATATGCAATGTTCCAGAATGTACCCTCAGAATTCGGAAACAATTATTATCATTTGATTGATCCTAATACAGGGCAGGCAACAACCAACCTTAACAGACTTAGAGAGCTAAACCCTGATGAAAATGCAAGACTTTGGAGCTTAAGCAATGCAAATACTGTAAATATCGGTTATCCATCATCATACTATGTAGAAGACGGTTCTTATCTAAGAGTTGCTCAGATAACATTGGGATATTCTTTTGCTAAAGAATTTTTGAATAAAGTGATGCTTACTAATGCCCGTATTTATTTTACCGTTAATAATGTAGCGACAATTACAGGGTACTCAGGTTATGACCCTGAAGTTTCGGCGGCAAGCGGAGTGACTGTTACACCTGGATATGACAGTTCTACATATCCTCGTTCGAGAAGCTATGTTCTTGGCCTTAATTTAACTTTCTAA
- a CDS encoding RagB/SusD family nutrient uptake outer membrane protein: MKNIYKTPVFLRKLVILPSIFVAVLAMNSCSDDFLDQPAYNSLDTESVFKNIDTAEMFVLGCYRGIVPTEMYYQLGAGDTVTHSSEDGSTNNSKYNIANYKYDAYTPNTVTGIYSAMYAVIERTNIAVSGLSKMEASTKRDALLAEVKAIRAFCYYNLIRVYGDVPSVFKPLDEMDPNDPNTLYPKRTSRDEIYDHIITDLQESVVNMPNFAQSGYATTERLTKQGTNALLARIALYAAGYSLRWDLNTGSGAMMSRRSDNNRIQQLYQIADNACAAIINGGTNSLVQAQGGKSGFEALWFNFCQRKFSVTNSEILWQVAEYGANTNSAFGVYANEGSRGGTYGSRKALQFILPSYYLSFNQGDTRRDVSCTSYSVYFLNNGNASDTWVNAGTTFSCIMSGKFRMGWCVAPQAADARNLNIPILRYADVLLMYAETQNYLNGGPTAAGTAALMQVRNRAGIGSVPAPSGQQAFEDAIVQERKWEFAGEFNLRTDLIRMNRLASEIEATKQAMKNLSNKAGVYANTPVYRLYKLEKNAQIYGDPFLALKYIEITNPAEIAVITNVPTNSTGFASYQTALRAIVVAHGQATTTDDKWYPTNMFQAYNSTFNSNAKKTAGFLGGAAGQLQIGNIIYTKPTGSAENGGTYPNWIEGGGDGLFYGFVPNKTELLPFAAASAGHPLVDNPNLSQLPGY, from the coding sequence ATGAAAAATATATATAAAACTCCAGTATTTCTAAGAAAATTAGTCATTCTTCCCTCAATTTTCGTCGCCGTTTTAGCGATGAATTCATGTAGCGATGATTTTCTGGATCAGCCTGCTTACAATTCATTGGATACAGAATCTGTATTTAAAAATATAGATACTGCAGAGATGTTTGTTTTGGGCTGTTACAGAGGTATAGTTCCAACTGAAATGTATTATCAGTTAGGAGCGGGAGACACGGTCACTCACTCTTCAGAAGATGGTTCTACAAATAATTCCAAATATAATATTGCCAACTATAAATATGATGCTTATACCCCGAATACGGTAACAGGAATTTACTCTGCGATGTATGCGGTTATTGAAAGAACAAATATTGCAGTAAGCGGACTAAGCAAAATGGAAGCAAGCACAAAACGTGACGCTTTATTAGCTGAAGTGAAAGCGATTCGTGCATTTTGCTATTATAATTTAATTCGTGTGTACGGAGACGTTCCTTCGGTTTTTAAACCTTTGGATGAGATGGATCCGAATGACCCGAATACATTATATCCAAAACGTACTTCAAGAGACGAAATTTACGATCATATCATTACCGATCTTCAGGAATCTGTAGTAAACATGCCGAATTTTGCTCAAAGCGGATACGCAACAACAGAACGTTTAACCAAACAGGGAACCAATGCCTTGTTGGCGAGAATTGCTCTTTATGCAGCAGGATATTCTCTTCGTTGGGACCTTAATACCGGAAGCGGTGCGATGATGTCGCGTCGTAGTGACAACAACAGAATCCAGCAGTTGTACCAGATTGCAGACAATGCCTGTGCCGCTATTATTAACGGAGGAACAAATTCTTTGGTTCAGGCTCAGGGCGGTAAAAGTGGTTTTGAAGCGTTGTGGTTCAATTTCTGCCAGAGAAAATTTTCAGTGACAAACTCAGAAATTCTTTGGCAAGTCGCTGAATATGGTGCAAATACAAACTCAGCTTTTGGAGTATATGCCAACGAAGGTTCCCGTGGAGGAACGTATGGATCAAGAAAGGCATTACAATTCATTCTTCCTAGTTATTATTTGTCTTTTAATCAGGGAGATACCCGTAGAGACGTTTCTTGTACTTCTTACAGTGTATATTTCTTAAATAATGGTAACGCAAGTGATACTTGGGTGAATGCCGGAACTACATTTTCATGCATCATGTCAGGTAAATTCAGAATGGGATGGTGTGTTGCGCCTCAGGCGGCGGATGCACGTAATTTAAATATCCCTATTTTAAGATATGCGGATGTTTTATTAATGTATGCAGAAACCCAAAACTATTTAAACGGTGGACCTACTGCTGCCGGAACAGCTGCTCTAATGCAGGTAAGAAACCGTGCAGGGATCGGAAGTGTACCGGCTCCGTCTGGTCAGCAGGCATTTGAAGATGCTATTGTTCAGGAGCGTAAATGGGAATTTGCGGGAGAGTTTAATCTTCGTACTGATTTGATTAGAATGAATCGTTTGGCAAGCGAGATTGAAGCTACAAAACAGGCGATGAAAAACTTATCAAACAAAGCTGGAGTCTATGCAAATACACCTGTTTACCGACTTTATAAACTTGAAAAAAATGCACAGATTTATGGTGATCCGTTTTTGGCATTAAAATATATTGAAATTACAAATCCTGCAGAAATTGCAGTCATTACTAATGTTCCAACGAATTCTACAGGCTTCGCAAGTTATCAGACCGCATTAAGAGCTATTGTAGTAGCCCACGGACAAGCCACAACAACGGATGACAAATGGTATCCTACGAATATGTTCCAGGCCTATAACAGTACATTCAACAGCAATGCAAAAAAGACAGCCGGATTTTTAGGAGGTGCTGCAGGCCAGCTTCAGATCGGTAATATTATCTATACCAAACCAACAGGTTCAGCAGAAAACGGAGGAACATACCCGAACTGGATAGAAGGTGGCGGAGACGGTCTTTTCTACGGATTTGTACCGAATAAAACAGAATTGTTGCCTTTTGCAGCGGCTTCTGCCGGTCATCCGTTGGTAGATAACCCAAATCTAAGCCAGCTTCCTGGATATTAA
- a CDS encoding bifunctional aldolase/short-chain dehydrogenase produces the protein MEKVKTFKYVDYLWDENKAASLGNDQVALFLYRSNILGADLRITNYGGGNTSCKTIEKDPLTNEDVEVMWVKGSGGDIGTLTRKGIAGLYTGRLRNLKNVYQGLADEDRMVGLFNHCIFDLDSKAPSIDTPLHGLLPFKHIDHLHPDALIAVAAAKDSEKITKEIWGDTMGWVPWQRPGFDLGLQLEKCLNDNPGIRGIVLGSHGLFTWGDTSYECYINSLEVIEMASEYIAKKIEENGQIFGGQKVESLPADDRKNKAAQLMPLLRGLASSENRMVGHFTDSDVVLEYINSNDLERLAPLGTSCPDHFLRTKIQPLVLTLDKNEDLSDSKAILEKLTPLFEQYRQEYKEYYETCKHPNSPAMRDPNPVIIIYPGVGMFSFSKDKQTTRVASEFYVNAINVMRGAEAISEYTSLPRQEAFDIEYWLLEEAKLQRMPKEKPLSRKIAIVTGAGGGIGQAIADKMVQEGAVVVFTDLNQEALDAVTEKYSKDQAVAVTCDVTNEDAIANAFKETVLAFGGVDILVHSAGLAISKSLEDTTTKDWDLLENVLVKGQFLIAKNGVEIMKKQNLGGDIVNIASKNGLVAGPNNVAYGTAKAAQQHMTRLLAAELASDKIRVNVVNPDGVIVGSKIWEGAWAEGRAKANGISVEELPAFYAKRNLLNEIILPEDIANGVFACVAILDKTTGNIINVDGGMANAFPR, from the coding sequence ATGGAAAAAGTAAAAACATTCAAATACGTAGACTATTTATGGGATGAAAACAAAGCAGCATCTTTGGGAAATGACCAGGTGGCTTTATTTTTATACCGCTCAAACATATTAGGAGCAGACTTAAGAATCACGAATTATGGAGGAGGGAATACAAGCTGCAAAACCATTGAAAAAGATCCGCTAACCAACGAAGATGTTGAGGTAATGTGGGTAAAAGGTTCAGGTGGCGACATCGGAACATTAACAAGAAAGGGAATTGCCGGATTATACACGGGAAGATTAAGAAACCTGAAAAACGTGTACCAGGGCTTGGCAGATGAAGACAGAATGGTAGGTTTATTCAATCACTGTATTTTTGATCTGGACAGCAAAGCGCCTTCTATTGACACTCCCTTGCATGGTTTACTTCCATTTAAACATATCGATCACCTTCATCCCGATGCCCTAATTGCAGTAGCTGCCGCAAAAGACAGCGAAAAAATTACCAAAGAAATCTGGGGCGACACAATGGGTTGGGTTCCTTGGCAGCGTCCGGGCTTTGATTTGGGGTTACAATTAGAAAAGTGTTTAAACGATAATCCGGGAATCAGAGGAATTGTTTTAGGAAGCCACGGATTATTCACCTGGGGTGACACTTCTTACGAATGTTACATCAACAGTTTGGAAGTTATCGAAATGGCCTCCGAATATATCGCTAAAAAAATCGAAGAAAACGGGCAGATTTTTGGCGGACAAAAAGTAGAATCTCTTCCCGCCGATGATCGTAAAAATAAAGCCGCTCAATTGATGCCTTTGTTGAGAGGTTTAGCTTCTTCTGAAAACAGAATGGTTGGTCATTTCACAGACAGCGATGTTGTGTTAGAATACATCAACAGCAATGATTTGGAGCGTTTAGCGCCACTGGGAACTTCTTGTCCGGATCACTTTTTAAGAACAAAAATTCAGCCTTTAGTGTTGACTTTAGATAAAAATGAAGATTTAAGTGATTCTAAAGCTATTTTAGAGAAATTAACTCCTCTTTTTGAGCAATACAGACAAGAGTACAAAGAATATTACGAAACTTGTAAACACCCAAACAGCCCCGCAATGCGTGATCCGAATCCGGTGATCATCATTTATCCGGGAGTGGGAATGTTCAGTTTCTCAAAAGATAAACAGACAACACGTGTTGCAAGCGAATTTTACGTAAATGCAATCAACGTAATGCGTGGAGCAGAAGCGATTTCTGAATACACTTCTTTACCAAGACAGGAAGCTTTCGACATCGAATATTGGTTGTTGGAAGAAGCAAAACTGCAAAGAATGCCGAAAGAAAAGCCATTGTCAAGAAAGATTGCGATCGTAACCGGAGCAGGCGGCGGAATCGGACAGGCAATTGCCGACAAAATGGTTCAGGAAGGCGCAGTCGTGGTTTTCACAGATTTAAATCAGGAAGCTTTGGATGCTGTTACAGAAAAATACAGCAAAGATCAGGCGGTAGCCGTTACTTGTGACGTGACTAATGAAGATGCTATTGCGAATGCTTTCAAAGAAACTGTTTTAGCGTTTGGTGGAGTAGATATTCTGGTTCATTCTGCAGGGTTAGCAATTTCTAAATCATTGGAAGATACCACAACAAAAGACTGGGATTTACTTGAAAATGTTTTGGTAAAAGGTCAGTTCCTGATCGCTAAAAATGGTGTGGAAATCATGAAGAAGCAAAATTTAGGCGGAGATATCGTAAATATAGCCAGTAAAAACGGTTTAGTTGCCGGTCCAAACAACGTGGCGTACGGAACTGCAAAAGCAGCTCAGCAACACATGACAAGGTTATTGGCTGCTGAATTGGCATCTGATAAAATTCGTGTAAATGTGGTAAATCCTGACGGTGTAATCGTTGGAAGCAAAATCTGGGAAGGAGCCTGGGCAGAAGGCCGAGCAAAAGCAAACGGAATTTCTGTTGAAGAACTCCCTGCATTTTACGCAAAAAGAAACTTACTAAACGAGATTATTCTTCCTGAAGATATCGCAAACGGAGTTTTTGCGTGTGTGGCAATTTTAGATAAAACGACAGGAAACATCATCAATGTAGATGGAGGAATGGCAAATGCTTTCCCGAGATAA
- a CDS encoding TIM barrel protein, which produces MIIGKDIIEQYNKREIENFTTDFDFLQNKLTKSGANVTEIINKIADFQVAIPSWALGAGGTRFGRFSYGGEPSSLEQKLDDVGLIHALTHSAGAVSLHIPWDIPSDVKAIKEKAVSHGLVFDAMNSNTFQDQAGAKHSYKFGSLNAVNEDSRAYAVEHNKEVIRIGKELGSKSLTVWLADGASFPGQLNFQTALSNTEKSLKEIYTEMPEDWKLFIEYKPYEPNFYSTTIQDWGTSFMLANACGERAYTLVDLGHHLPNTNIEQIVATLMYKGKLGGFHFNDSKYGDDDLTVGSIKPYALFLIFNELVYGMENNPNNPYPAWMIDASHNIKDPLEDLLQSLEAILIAYATALLVDQKALKAAQLNNDVVAAQDILQNAYRTDVRPLLRAARLQTGAALDPIAAYRSLKVRENLIAERGLETKATGL; this is translated from the coding sequence ATGATTATAGGAAAAGATATCATTGAACAATACAATAAAAGAGAAATTGAAAACTTTACGACAGATTTCGATTTTCTACAAAATAAATTAACAAAATCAGGAGCAAATGTTACTGAGATTATCAACAAAATTGCTGATTTTCAGGTAGCAATTCCAAGTTGGGCTTTAGGAGCCGGAGGAACACGTTTTGGAAGATTTTCTTACGGTGGCGAACCTTCTTCTTTGGAACAAAAATTAGATGATGTAGGGTTGATTCATGCATTAACACATTCTGCGGGAGCTGTTTCATTGCACATTCCTTGGGATATTCCAAGTGATGTGAAAGCAATTAAAGAAAAAGCGGTATCTCACGGACTTGTTTTTGATGCAATGAATTCCAACACTTTTCAGGATCAGGCCGGAGCTAAACATTCTTATAAATTTGGTTCTTTGAATGCTGTGAATGAAGATTCAAGAGCTTATGCCGTAGAACACAACAAAGAAGTCATTAGAATCGGAAAAGAATTAGGTTCAAAAAGCTTAACCGTCTGGTTGGCAGACGGAGCAAGTTTTCCGGGACAGTTGAATTTCCAGACCGCTTTATCAAACACTGAAAAAAGCTTAAAAGAAATCTACACAGAAATGCCGGAAGACTGGAAGCTTTTCATCGAATATAAACCTTACGAACCGAATTTTTATTCAACAACAATTCAGGATTGGGGAACATCGTTTATGCTAGCCAATGCTTGTGGCGAAAGAGCCTACACGTTGGTAGATTTAGGTCATCATTTACCGAATACCAATATTGAGCAGATCGTTGCAACCTTGATGTACAAAGGGAAATTGGGTGGATTCCACTTCAACGACAGCAAATATGGAGATGATGATTTAACGGTGGGTTCTATCAAACCTTATGCTTTATTCTTGATTTTCAATGAATTGGTGTACGGGATGGAAAATAATCCAAACAATCCTTATCCGGCTTGGATGATCGATGCAAGTCACAACATCAAAGATCCTTTGGAAGATTTATTACAGTCTCTGGAAGCTATTTTAATTGCTTATGCGACAGCACTTTTGGTTGATCAGAAAGCTTTAAAAGCAGCACAATTAAACAATGATGTCGTTGCAGCGCAGGATATTTTGCAGAACGCTTACAGAACAGATGTTCGTCCGTTATTAAGAGCAGCAAGATTGCAGACAGGTGCGGCTTTAGATCCAATTGCGGCGTACAGAAGCTTAAAGGTAAGAGAAAATTTAATTGCCGAAAGAGGTTTAGAAACCAAAGCCACGGGATTATAA
- a CDS encoding FGGY-family carbohydrate kinase: MSKKKKVTIVFDIGKTNKKFFLFDKNYKEVVREYTELPLTTDEDGYPTEDLAALQNWIKDNFNAILDNEKYEVKAINFSTYGASFVHLDQKGNVLTPLYNYTKPMDDEILDLFYEKHGSKLKIARETASPQAGMLNSGLQLFWLKYKHPEIFKKIRYSLHLPQYLSYLFTGICVSEFTSIGCHTNLWDYDKADYHDWVYKEEIDALLPPIVPTSASINTSYRNKKIKIGVGIHDSSSALLPYILSKKDPFLLLSTGTWSISLNPFNDESLTGEDIENNCLNYMRIDGKRVKASRFFMGNEYKIQVEKLCAYYGKEYGFHREVQFDQDLYLRLMKNKNIYFRFEGIILKRKMISETDLKSFATFEEAYHQLMIELMDLQIHTITNAIGNSDIKNIYIDGGFTDNDVFMKLMSHHFQHYNVMSTHSPLGSALGASMVISNKKIDETFLQQHYQMKVLQPLILNL, from the coding sequence ATGTCCAAAAAAAAGAAGGTAACCATAGTATTTGATATTGGGAAAACCAATAAAAAATTCTTTTTATTTGATAAAAATTATAAAGAAGTCGTTCGGGAATATACAGAATTACCGCTCACCACTGATGAAGATGGTTATCCTACGGAAGACCTTGCAGCCCTGCAAAACTGGATAAAAGATAATTTTAATGCCATTCTTGACAATGAAAAATATGAAGTAAAAGCAATCAATTTTTCTACTTACGGAGCGAGTTTTGTACATCTGGATCAGAAAGGGAATGTTCTGACGCCTTTGTACAATTACACCAAACCGATGGATGATGAAATTCTTGATTTATTTTATGAAAAACATGGAAGCAAGCTGAAAATTGCCCGCGAAACAGCATCTCCTCAGGCAGGAATGTTGAATTCTGGACTACAATTATTCTGGTTGAAATATAAGCATCCGGAAATATTCAAAAAAATCCGTTACAGTCTTCATTTACCTCAGTATTTATCATATTTGTTTACCGGAATTTGTGTGTCGGAATTTACTTCAATAGGCTGCCACACCAATTTGTGGGATTACGACAAAGCAGATTATCACGACTGGGTGTATAAGGAAGAAATAGATGCTTTATTGCCGCCAATTGTACCGACTTCGGCGAGTATCAACACTTCTTACAGGAATAAAAAAATTAAAATCGGCGTTGGAATTCACGACAGTTCTTCAGCATTATTGCCTTATATTTTAAGCAAAAAAGATCCGTTTTTATTGCTTTCGACAGGAACATGGAGTATTTCGTTAAATCCATTTAATGATGAAAGCCTTACCGGCGAAGATATAGAAAATAATTGCCTAAATTACATGCGAATTGATGGAAAACGTGTAAAAGCGTCCCGTTTTTTCATGGGAAATGAATACAAAATTCAGGTTGAAAAATTGTGCGCTTATTATGGAAAAGAATATGGTTTCCACCGGGAAGTGCAGTTTGATCAGGATTTGTATCTGCGTTTAATGAAAAATAAAAATATCTATTTTCGCTTTGAAGGAATTATTTTAAAACGAAAAATGATCAGCGAGACAGATTTAAAATCATTTGCTACTTTTGAGGAAGCATACCATCAATTAATGATCGAATTAATGGATTTACAGATTCATACCATCACCAATGCAATCGGAAATTCAGATATTAAAAATATTTATATCGATGGCGGATTTACAGATAATGACGTATTTATGAAACTGATGTCTCACCATTTTCAACATTACAATGTGATGTCTACACATTCTCCGCTGGGCTCTGCATTGGGAGCTTCGATGGTAATTTCCAATAAGAAAATAGACGAAACTTTTTTACAGCAGCATTATCAGATGAAAGTGCTTCAACCGTTAATTCTTAATTTATAA